A region of the Deltaproteobacteria bacterium genome:
ATCGCGGGCCGCTCGCGCCCGGGGGCGGGCACCCGCTCGGCACGGACACGCTCGGGCGCGACGTGTGGGCGCGGCTCGCGTACGGCGCGCGCACCTCGCTCTTCGTGGGCGGGCTGGCGATGGCCGTGAGCCTGGCGATCGGGATGACCGTGGGCCTGGTGGCGGGCTACTTCGGCGGTGCGATCGATGCGGCCCTCATGTGGCTGGTCGACCTCGTGCTCACCATGCCGTCGCTCCTCCTCCTGATCGTACTCGCGACCATCTTCCCACCCTCGATCCTCACCATCCCGCTCGTGATCGGGGCGATCGGGTGGACGACCTTCGCGCGCACCGTGCGGGGCGAGGTGCTGAGCCTCCGCGAGCGCGACTACGTGCAGGCCGCGCGCGCCCTCGGCGCCTCCGACGGGCGAATCATCCTCCGCCATCTCCTCCCCGGCGTGACTCCGGGCGCCGTGGTGCTCGCCGCGCTCGGCATGTCGGGCGCGATCGTGGTGGACGCGGGGCTCTCGTACCTGGGGCTCGGCGTGCCGCTGCCAACGCCGTCCTGGGGGCGCATGGTGAGCGACGCGCAGACCTACATCGCCGTCGCCCCCTGGCTGGTGGTGGTACCGGGGGTGGCGATCGCGCTCGCCGTCATCGGCTTCAACCTGACCGGCTACGGACTGATCGACCTGATCGGCGAGCGGCGGACGTGAGACGGTCCGCGTGGCTCGTCCTGCTCGGCGTGCTGGCGGCCGCCTGTGCCGTCCCGCTCGATCCGCCCCCGTCGGGGCCGCCGGACGGGGACGAGCCCCCGCGGCGGGGCGGGGTGCTCCACGAGGCCTCGGGCGAGGACCCGCGCTACCTCGATCCCGCGAAGGGCTACGACACGGTCTCCTGGGGCCTCGAGCAGATGCTGTTCAACACGCTGGTCGACTACGATGCGGGGACGAACATCGTGCCCGAGCTGGCCGAGTCGTGGACGCTGAGCCCCGACGGGCGCCACGTGAGCTTCACCCTCCGCCACGACGTCGTGTTCTCGACCGGCCGGCCCATGACCGCTGCGGACGTCAAGTACTCGCTCGAGCGCCTGCTGAGACCCGCCATCCACTCCCAGGGGGCCGAGTTCTTCCACGGTATCGAGGGCGCGAAGGACTACATCGCCGGCAAGACGAAGGAGGTGCGCGGCATCCGCGCGCCCGCGCTCGACCGCATCGAGTTCGACCTGACCGCCGTCGATCCGCTCTTCCTCCACAAGCTCACCATGCCGTTCGCGGCGGTCGTGGACCGCGAGGCGGCCGAGCGCTTCGGCGACGAGGACTTCACCCGTCACCCGGTCGGCAGCGGCGCCTTCGTGCTCGAGGAGTGGGTGTACGGGCAGCGCCTCCGCCTGGCGCGCAACCCGCGCTACTTCCGCGCCGCGCGCCCGTACCTGGACGCGGTCGAGGTGACCATCGGCGTGAGCCCGCAGCTCGCCTGGCTCAAGTACCAGCGGGGAGAGATCGATCTGGCGGGCATCCCGTCGGCCGAGTTCCAGCGCGTGCTGGCCGACCCGCGCTACCGGCCGCTCATCCTGAGCCGCACGACACTCCGCACCCAGTACCTGGGCCTCGACTGCGAGGTCGCGCCCTTCGACCGCGTGCCGGTCCGCCAGGCGATGAACCTCGCCATCGACAAGCGCCGCCTCCTCGAGCTGATCGACGGGCAGGGCGTGCTCGCGACCGGCATCCTGCCGCCCGACATGCCGGGCGCGGCGCCGGTGCCCGGATACCCGCACGACCCGCCCGCGGCCCGCCAACGCCTCGCGGAGGCGGGGCTCGCGGCCGGCTTCGCGACCACGCTCTGGGCCTCGCGCGACGAGGGCTCGATGCGGCTCGCCCAGTCGATGCAGGAGGACCTGCGCCAGATCGGCGTGCGGCTCGCGCTCAAGCCCGTGGACTTCCCGGCCCTCATCGAGGCCGTGCGCCACCCCGGCATCGTGCCGCTCTTCCTCCTCGGCTGGGAGGCCGACTTCCCCGATCCCTCGAACTTCCTAACCGTGCTCCTCCACAGCCGGAGCCGCGACACGAACAACAACACCTTCTACTCGAACCCCGAGGTGGACCGCATCCTCGACGAGGCCGATCCGCTGCTCGATCCCGCACGCCGGTTCGCGCTCTTCCACGAGGCCGAGGTGAAGATCATGCAGGACGCACCCTGGGTGCCGCTCTTCCACCCCGCGGGGTCCGCCGTGCGCCACCCGCGCGTCCGCGACTACGAGCTGCATCCGCTGCGGCCCTCGCGCGTCGAGGGCGTCTGGCTCGCGTGGTGACGGGACCTCCAGGCCGACGACCGGCGGCACGCCGAGCGCCGTCGGCTACGGAGACGGTCTGCGGGCGGGCTCTTTCACCATCACCACCGCGCTCTGGATGTCGTACGCCTCTGGCGTCATCGACAGGATCGGCATGATCGAGCCCCAGGAATCACGCACGAAACTCTCGCTGTAGAAGACGAGCGCGTTGAAGCCGCGTCGGAGCGTGAACATCCCGAAGGGCGAGCGCCAGAATTGCCGAGCCTCCGGCTCGCTCTTCAGGCGCCGGGCCAACGGCCGCTCCGGATTGCGGTCCAGCGCTCGCAGCGTGTGCTCATCGTGGATCGTGACGTAGGCCGCGCCGCCCGCTCGGAGAAGCCTGCGAATCTCGAGCAACCAGGCCTCCACGAGCTCCGACAGGTGCGTGAACAGCGAACCCGCATAGATCAGGTCGAAGTAGCCGCTCTCGAACGGCAGATGCGGGGACGACGTATTCGTGAGAAATCGGTACGGCGGGCTCAGGTTCTGTTGGCACCAAACGATGTGCGGTGCGCTCACGTCACTACCCCAGACCTCGGCTCCGACGCCATCCAGCCAGCGAAGCATCCGCCCCGCGCCGCACCCGAGGTCGAGGATGCGCCGGCACGACGACAACTCGGTGCCGGCCTCGGAGAGAAGGGTCCGCATCGACTCGACGTCCCTACGTCCGCTCGCCAGGTACTCCTCTGGCGTCCTGCCATATCCGAGCCAAAGGTCCCGGGGCGGCACGGGAAGCTGCGCGTCCGGGGGACGTCGCGCCCGCGGGGGCAGGACCCACGCATCGGACTCGGGCGCGTAGGGGAGAAAGCGGGAGGAGATGGATACGTCCCGCCGAAGGATGCGCCCGACACGCCGCGTGAAGTGGTTGGCGCTGTCGATGAGCGCGTTCCCCGGCGCACTGAGAATTGCCTCGAACAGGGAGCGGGCAGTCATCGATGGAAGACCGCTTCAGAAGGGCAGGGGCACCGGCTCGAGGCGCGTCCGGCAGGGCGGACCGTCGGCGTGGAAGTAGCGCACCGGCTCGGCGACCGCCGGGACGAGCAGCACCGAGGACGAGCGCGTTCCGTAGGGTCCCATGTGCACGCAGAGGCTGCCCGGGCCGCGCGGGTCGAGGGCGGTCGCGTGGTCGGCGAGCACCGTCTGCAGGCGGGCGACGAGCGCGTCCACGTCGCCGTCCCGGCCGAAGCCATCGCCGGCGGCTGCGAAGCCCCGATGCGAGGCCGCGATGCGCGGGCAGGTGGGGTCGTTGAGGTCGAGGTTCGTCAAGAGATGGAGACCGGGCTCGAGCCGCGTCGCCCCCGGCCGCTCGTTCCGCGGCTGGCTCACCACGAACGCGTCGCGGCGGTCGGCGAGGAGCAGGTTGAAGGGGTTGTAGCGGCCCGCGGGTTCGGCCGCGACCCGCACCGCCGCCTCCGCCGCGGTCGCGCAGCCGAGCAGGTCCAGGCAGAGCTGCCCGCGCGAGCGGCAGGTGGGATCGGGAGGTGTGGCGGTGCGCCGGTTGAGCATGCCCGCGACCAGGCCCGCTTCGCTGGCGCCTAGCCAGGTGCCGCCCGCCCTGAGGTCACGGCCGCCGAACGCCCGTGGCGGCGCTTCG
Encoded here:
- a CDS encoding ABC transporter permease → MLVGALGLVALAAPWLTAYDPDAIVVATYRGPLAPGGGHPLGTDTLGRDVWARLAYGARTSLFVGGLAMAVSLAIGMTVGLVAGYFGGAIDAALMWLVDLVLTMPSLLLLIVLATIFPPSILTIPLVIGAIGWTTFARTVRGEVLSLRERDYVQAARALGASDGRIILRHLLPGVTPGAVVLAALGMSGAIVVDAGLSYLGLGVPLPTPSWGRMVSDAQTYIAVAPWLVVVPGVAIALAVIGFNLTGYGLIDLIGERRT
- a CDS encoding ABC transporter substrate-binding protein; translation: MRRSAWLVLLGVLAAACAVPLDPPPSGPPDGDEPPRRGGVLHEASGEDPRYLDPAKGYDTVSWGLEQMLFNTLVDYDAGTNIVPELAESWTLSPDGRHVSFTLRHDVVFSTGRPMTAADVKYSLERLLRPAIHSQGAEFFHGIEGAKDYIAGKTKEVRGIRAPALDRIEFDLTAVDPLFLHKLTMPFAAVVDREAAERFGDEDFTRHPVGSGAFVLEEWVYGQRLRLARNPRYFRAARPYLDAVEVTIGVSPQLAWLKYQRGEIDLAGIPSAEFQRVLADPRYRPLILSRTTLRTQYLGLDCEVAPFDRVPVRQAMNLAIDKRRLLELIDGQGVLATGILPPDMPGAAPVPGYPHDPPAARQRLAEAGLAAGFATTLWASRDEGSMRLAQSMQEDLRQIGVRLALKPVDFPALIEAVRHPGIVPLFLLGWEADFPDPSNFLTVLLHSRSRDTNNNTFYSNPEVDRILDEADPLLDPARRFALFHEAEVKIMQDAPWVPLFHPAGSAVRHPRVRDYELHPLRPSRVEGVWLAW
- a CDS encoding class I SAM-dependent methyltransferase, with translation MTARSLFEAILSAPGNALIDSANHFTRRVGRILRRDVSISSRFLPYAPESDAWVLPPRARRPPDAQLPVPPRDLWLGYGRTPEEYLASGRRDVESMRTLLSEAGTELSSCRRILDLGCGAGRMLRWLDGVGAEVWGSDVSAPHIVWCQQNLSPPYRFLTNTSSPHLPFESGYFDLIYAGSLFTHLSELVEAWLLEIRRLLRAGGAAYVTIHDEHTLRALDRNPERPLARRLKSEPEARQFWRSPFGMFTLRRGFNALVFYSESFVRDSWGSIMPILSMTPEAYDIQSAVVMVKEPARRPSP
- a CDS encoding NRDE family protein, whose product is MGKTIKRLAPRVDIATIVAVCTLAAFVRVFPTHPLVVAANRDEYLARPATPPMLLREAPPRAFGGRDLRAGGTWLGASEAGLVAGMLNRRTATPPDPTCRSRGQLCLDLLGCATAAEAAVRVAAEPAGRYNPFNLLLADRRDAFVVSQPRNERPGATRLEPGLHLLTNLDLNDPTCPRIAASHRGFAAAGDGFGRDGDVDALVARLQTVLADHATALDPRGPGSLCVHMGPYGTRSSSVLLVPAVAEPVRYFHADGPPCRTRLEPVPLPF